A stretch of Onychomys torridus chromosome 2, mOncTor1.1, whole genome shotgun sequence DNA encodes these proteins:
- the Tex46 gene encoding testis-expressed protein 46, with protein MLGELLFLLRSFHGFLASSGTIGAVLAWLLSSKPALFGFLFLLLLFSNWLVKRELSRAPSQPQMVAEPTAVAPEVIPNDNAMNNRELEKIKACFALQDKVLERLLFSEMKLNVLENQMFIIWNKMSRRRRWTSRRRNFSRRRLRTRRNDSTFSTMSNYTTNTLTGCN; from the exons ATGTTGGGGGAGCTGTTATTTCTTCTGAGGAGTTTCCACGGgtttcttgcttcttctggcaccATAGGAGCAGTCTTGGCTTGGTTGCTAAGCTCCAAACCAGCCTTAtttggcttcctcttccttctgctaCTGTTCAGCAACTGGCTGGTCAAGCGTGAACTCAGTCGGGCTCCCTCCCAGCCCCAGATG GTGGCTGAACCAACAGCGGTGGCTCCAGAAGTCATTCCCAACGACAACGCCATGAACAACAGAGAGTTGGAGAAGATAAAGGCTTGCTTCGCCCTCCAGGATAAGGTCCTCGAACGGCTGCTGTTCAGTGAGATGAAGCTGAACGTCTTGGAAAATCAGATGTTCATCATATGGAATAAAATGAGTCGCCGCCGCCGGTGGACCAGCAGACGCCGGAACTTCTCCAGGAGGCGGCTCAGGACAAGAAGGAACGACTCTACTTTTTCCACCATGTCTAACTATACTACCAATACCCTCACTGGATGCAACTGA